One window of Pieris napi chromosome 1, ilPieNapi1.2, whole genome shotgun sequence genomic DNA carries:
- the LOC125054820 gene encoding papilin-like isoform X1, with translation MKRTVSGLVFFIAIIIHNSQTKETDSVNDEKDKIYFEELRGYKYSTEAAVEANMYTLVGDGAFVFPSELRTLENSIDSTSTTQADIDYTDPQRNVKFCETTAYGCCSDGETPAHGPQNEGCCLRSRFGCCPDNYTPAEGPHLEGCSCMNAHFGCCPDNVTIAGGTKYEGCGCQYSLHGCCPDKLTPATGVDFEGCGCHTYQFGCCPDGITIAIWPYLLNCFCQETIYGCCGDAVTEAKGPNKEGCDCSSSKYGCDADGITEAGVYEFQNNTVILNINEDECNLSLERGSCAGNFIRWGYDPNSRRCSQFIWGGCGGNTNRFNSEAACMHRCNPPGALQAECILPQEAGNCTEKRPVWSFSQTSNKCVPFHYTGCGGNVNRFNSEKECASACPKQKEDICTLPLLYEKCDHCDPRWFYDMTTRRCRIFFGNGRNANNFDNKETCMNQCEEKFEVEIVPPEIEKPSVCYLELNSGPCSDTINRWGYDTQRDACVQFQYGGCGGNKNNFPSKEMCHRQCMLQDICKLPKVKTSCNSSGSEWFYDVASDSCTLFGKNICGNNENSFKTLLDCERRCKKGTFVELEYIVEFPRFIASICEISSNLEECKKPGKVWYFNVTNGTCVSFDNADSGRSCRITATFASEEGCQRECGFYQDINVCSYPKDSGPCHEAVEKVYYNSEKARCENFTYGGCRGSPNRFSSIEECNYICRPHANPCQLNPDVGGCTDQIAQWYYNEIEDKCFKFIYSGCKGNSNRFQTQEDCEKKCLHNELRAFL, from the exons ATGAAAAGGACTGTATCAGG attaGTGTTCTTCATAGCTATAATTATACACAATTCTCAGACTAAGGAAACAG ATTCCGTAAATGATGAAAAGGATAAAATTTACTTCGAGGAACTTCGAGGTTATAAATACTCTACTGAAGCTGCAGTAGAGGCAAATATGTATACACtg GTAGGAGATGGTGCTTTTGTGTTTCCTTCTGAATTAAGGACGTTGGAAAATAGCATTGACTCCACTTCTACAACACAGGCGGATATAGATTACACAG ATCCACAAAGGAATGTTAAGTTCTGCGAGACAACAGCTTACGGCTGCTGTTCGGACGGTGAGACTCCAGCGCATGGACCTCAGAACGAAGGCTGCTGTTTGCGATCCAGATTCGGTTGCTGTCCTGATAACTATACGCCGGCTGAAGGACCGCATCTTGAAG GTTGTAGCTGTATGAATGCCCACTTTGGATGCTGCCCAGATAATGTAACAATCGCTGGAGGAACTAAATACGAGGGTTGTGGCTGTCAATACTCTCTGCATGGCTGCTGCCCTgacaa gctcACTCCAGCCACTGGTGTAGACTTTGAAGGTTGTGGATGCCATACGTATCAGTTTGGATGTTGTCCTGACGGTATCACCATCGCCATATGGCCATATCTACTGAACTGTTTCTGCCAAGAAACTATATACGGCTGCTGTGGAGATGCTGTCACCGAGGCTAAAGGACCGAATAAAGAAGGATGCGATTGTTCTAGTAGCAAATATGGATGCGATGCTGATGGTATTACTGAGGCTGGTGTCTACGAGTTTCAAAATAATACAGtcatactaaatataaatgaag atGAATGTAACCTCTCGCTGGAGCGTGGTTCGTGTGCTGGTAACTTTATCCGCTGGGGCTACGATCCCAACTCGCGTCGCTGCTCTCAGTTCATTTGGGGAGGTTGTGGTGGTAATACCAACAGATTCAACTCAGAAGCCGCCTGCATGCATCGGTGCAACCCTCCAGGCGCTCTACAAG CGGAATGCATTCTTCCACAAGAGGCAGGCAACTGCACTGAAAAGCGGCCAGTCTGGTCTTTCAGTCAGACTAGCAACAAATGCGTGCCCTTCCATTACACAGGCTGTGGAGGCAACGTTAATCGATTTAACAGTGAAAAAGAGTGCGCCAGCGCATGTCCAAAAC agaaggaagacatatgcACTCTTCCTCTTCTATATGAAAAATGTGATCACTGTGACCCGCGTTGGTTTTATGACATGACGACTAGAAG GTGTAGAATCTTTTTCGGAAATGGTAGAAATGCAAACAATTTTGACAATAAAGAAACGTGCATGAATCAATGTGAAGAAAAATTCGAGGTAGAAATTGTGCCTCCCGAGATAGAAAAGCcca GCGTCTGTTACCTGGAACTAAATAGTGGACCCTGCTCTGATACCATAAATCGCTGGGGTTATGATACTCAGAGAGATGCCTGTGTGCAGTTCCAATACGGAGGTTGTGGGGGCAACAAGAATAACTTCCCATCAAAGGAGATGTGCCATCGCCAATGCATGTTGCAAG ATATATGCAAACTACCTAAAGTCAAAACTTCTTGTAATAGTAGTGGCAGTGAGTGGTTTTATGATGTAGCTTCTGACTCCTGCACCCTTTttggtaaaaatatttgtggaaacAATGAAAATAG tttcAAAACATTGCTGGATTGCGAACGTCGGTGCAAAAAAGGAACATTTGTTGAACTTGAGTACATAGTCGAATTTCcg cGTTTTATAGCGAGTATTTGCGAGATATCCTCCAATCTAGAGGAGTGTAAGAAACCTGGCAAGGTTTGGTACTTCAATGTGACTAACGGGACTTGTGTTTCCTTTGACAATGCAGACTCTGGACGCTCATGTAGGATCACAGCTACGTTTGCTTCTGAAGAAGGTTGTCAGAGAGAATGTGGATTTTACCAAGATATAA ATGTTTGCAGCTATCCAAAGGACTCGGGGCCGTGTCATGAGGCTGTAGAAAAAGTATACTATAATTCAGAAAAGGCTCGATGCGAAAACTTTACTTATGGCGGATGCCGCGGCAGTCCTAATCGCTTCTCTAGTATTGAGGAGTGTAACTATATATGTAGACCACATGCAA ATCCTTGTCAGCTAAATCCTGATGTAGGGGGTTGTACGGACCAAATCGCTCAATGGTACTATAACGAAATTGaagataaatgttttaaatttatttacagtgGATGCAAAGGAAATAGTAAcag GTTCCAAACACAAGAAgattgtgaaaaaaaatgtcttcATAACGAATTACGCGCTTTTTTGTGA
- the LOC125054820 gene encoding papilin-like isoform X2, whose translation MYTLVGDGAFVFPSELRTLENSIDSTSTTQADIDYTDPQRNVKFCETTAYGCCSDGETPAHGPQNEGCCLRSRFGCCPDNYTPAEGPHLEGCSCMNAHFGCCPDNVTIAGGTKYEGCGCQYSLHGCCPDKLTPATGVDFEGCGCHTYQFGCCPDGITIAIWPYLLNCFCQETIYGCCGDAVTEAKGPNKEGCDCSSSKYGCDADGITEAGVYEFQNNTVILNINEDECNLSLERGSCAGNFIRWGYDPNSRRCSQFIWGGCGGNTNRFNSEAACMHRCNPPGALQAECILPQEAGNCTEKRPVWSFSQTSNKCVPFHYTGCGGNVNRFNSEKECASACPKQKEDICTLPLLYEKCDHCDPRWFYDMTTRRCRIFFGNGRNANNFDNKETCMNQCEEKFEVEIVPPEIEKPSVCYLELNSGPCSDTINRWGYDTQRDACVQFQYGGCGGNKNNFPSKEMCHRQCMLQDICKLPKVKTSCNSSGSEWFYDVASDSCTLFGKNICGNNENSFKTLLDCERRCKKGTFVELEYIVEFPRFIASICEISSNLEECKKPGKVWYFNVTNGTCVSFDNADSGRSCRITATFASEEGCQRECGFYQDINVCSYPKDSGPCHEAVEKVYYNSEKARCENFTYGGCRGSPNRFSSIEECNYICRPHANPCQLNPDVGGCTDQIAQWYYNEIEDKCFKFIYSGCKGNSNRFQTQEDCEKKCLHNELRAFL comes from the exons ATGTATACACtg GTAGGAGATGGTGCTTTTGTGTTTCCTTCTGAATTAAGGACGTTGGAAAATAGCATTGACTCCACTTCTACAACACAGGCGGATATAGATTACACAG ATCCACAAAGGAATGTTAAGTTCTGCGAGACAACAGCTTACGGCTGCTGTTCGGACGGTGAGACTCCAGCGCATGGACCTCAGAACGAAGGCTGCTGTTTGCGATCCAGATTCGGTTGCTGTCCTGATAACTATACGCCGGCTGAAGGACCGCATCTTGAAG GTTGTAGCTGTATGAATGCCCACTTTGGATGCTGCCCAGATAATGTAACAATCGCTGGAGGAACTAAATACGAGGGTTGTGGCTGTCAATACTCTCTGCATGGCTGCTGCCCTgacaa gctcACTCCAGCCACTGGTGTAGACTTTGAAGGTTGTGGATGCCATACGTATCAGTTTGGATGTTGTCCTGACGGTATCACCATCGCCATATGGCCATATCTACTGAACTGTTTCTGCCAAGAAACTATATACGGCTGCTGTGGAGATGCTGTCACCGAGGCTAAAGGACCGAATAAAGAAGGATGCGATTGTTCTAGTAGCAAATATGGATGCGATGCTGATGGTATTACTGAGGCTGGTGTCTACGAGTTTCAAAATAATACAGtcatactaaatataaatgaag atGAATGTAACCTCTCGCTGGAGCGTGGTTCGTGTGCTGGTAACTTTATCCGCTGGGGCTACGATCCCAACTCGCGTCGCTGCTCTCAGTTCATTTGGGGAGGTTGTGGTGGTAATACCAACAGATTCAACTCAGAAGCCGCCTGCATGCATCGGTGCAACCCTCCAGGCGCTCTACAAG CGGAATGCATTCTTCCACAAGAGGCAGGCAACTGCACTGAAAAGCGGCCAGTCTGGTCTTTCAGTCAGACTAGCAACAAATGCGTGCCCTTCCATTACACAGGCTGTGGAGGCAACGTTAATCGATTTAACAGTGAAAAAGAGTGCGCCAGCGCATGTCCAAAAC agaaggaagacatatgcACTCTTCCTCTTCTATATGAAAAATGTGATCACTGTGACCCGCGTTGGTTTTATGACATGACGACTAGAAG GTGTAGAATCTTTTTCGGAAATGGTAGAAATGCAAACAATTTTGACAATAAAGAAACGTGCATGAATCAATGTGAAGAAAAATTCGAGGTAGAAATTGTGCCTCCCGAGATAGAAAAGCcca GCGTCTGTTACCTGGAACTAAATAGTGGACCCTGCTCTGATACCATAAATCGCTGGGGTTATGATACTCAGAGAGATGCCTGTGTGCAGTTCCAATACGGAGGTTGTGGGGGCAACAAGAATAACTTCCCATCAAAGGAGATGTGCCATCGCCAATGCATGTTGCAAG ATATATGCAAACTACCTAAAGTCAAAACTTCTTGTAATAGTAGTGGCAGTGAGTGGTTTTATGATGTAGCTTCTGACTCCTGCACCCTTTttggtaaaaatatttgtggaaacAATGAAAATAG tttcAAAACATTGCTGGATTGCGAACGTCGGTGCAAAAAAGGAACATTTGTTGAACTTGAGTACATAGTCGAATTTCcg cGTTTTATAGCGAGTATTTGCGAGATATCCTCCAATCTAGAGGAGTGTAAGAAACCTGGCAAGGTTTGGTACTTCAATGTGACTAACGGGACTTGTGTTTCCTTTGACAATGCAGACTCTGGACGCTCATGTAGGATCACAGCTACGTTTGCTTCTGAAGAAGGTTGTCAGAGAGAATGTGGATTTTACCAAGATATAA ATGTTTGCAGCTATCCAAAGGACTCGGGGCCGTGTCATGAGGCTGTAGAAAAAGTATACTATAATTCAGAAAAGGCTCGATGCGAAAACTTTACTTATGGCGGATGCCGCGGCAGTCCTAATCGCTTCTCTAGTATTGAGGAGTGTAACTATATATGTAGACCACATGCAA ATCCTTGTCAGCTAAATCCTGATGTAGGGGGTTGTACGGACCAAATCGCTCAATGGTACTATAACGAAATTGaagataaatgttttaaatttatttacagtgGATGCAAAGGAAATAGTAAcag GTTCCAAACACAAGAAgattgtgaaaaaaaatgtcttcATAACGAATTACGCGCTTTTTTGTGA